The following coding sequences lie in one Maribacter forsetii DSM 18668 genomic window:
- a CDS encoding OmpA family protein has protein sequence MPFFLTCQNLVLNPSFENYRNCPVTLGNLEKDVVDWNMPTLGSTDYFNGCSTAMGTPENFNGKQPANFGVGYVGFYMYAPNDYREYIQAKLSTTLKQGERYTISFYVSLAERSDFAVKEFGIRFTEFPVEVETSKVLSGMHFSKLQGDASAALEISYSKYYSDEIKWVKLTTEFEATGTENYMIIGNFKNNKRTQKYQTKRKITKGSYYYLDMVSVSNVKSKLQNTAVIQKREYVLDSIHVFKDVYFNSNKADIRGNHQQEMESLLSYLMINPSIKIQILGHTDDVGSNPFNQKLSVRRSKEVVKYLTKNGIQKNRISSQGFGSSKPIATNNTEAGRFLNRRVEFVLSKPD, from the coding sequence ATGCCATTTTTTTTGACTTGTCAGAATTTAGTATTGAATCCTAGTTTTGAAAACTATAGAAATTGCCCCGTTACTTTGGGTAATCTAGAAAAGGATGTGGTAGATTGGAATATGCCCACTTTGGGGTCTACGGATTATTTTAATGGATGTAGCACGGCCATGGGAACCCCTGAAAATTTTAACGGAAAGCAACCCGCTAATTTTGGCGTAGGTTATGTGGGGTTTTACATGTATGCCCCAAACGATTATAGAGAATATATTCAGGCAAAATTAAGCACGACTTTAAAGCAAGGAGAACGTTATACGATTTCTTTTTATGTGAGTTTGGCTGAGCGGTCAGATTTTGCGGTGAAGGAATTTGGCATCCGGTTTACAGAGTTTCCTGTTGAGGTGGAGACGAGCAAAGTCTTATCAGGAATGCATTTTTCTAAATTACAAGGCGATGCATCCGCAGCATTAGAAATATCCTATTCCAAATATTATTCCGATGAAATAAAATGGGTGAAATTGACGACGGAGTTTGAAGCCACAGGCACAGAAAATTATATGATCATCGGCAACTTCAAAAACAATAAACGCACTCAGAAATATCAGACCAAAAGAAAAATTACCAAAGGTTCATACTACTATCTAGATATGGTTTCTGTGAGTAATGTGAAATCGAAACTTCAAAATACTGCTGTCATCCAAAAAAGGGAATATGTGTTAGATAGCATTCATGTATTTAAAGATGTTTATTTCAATTCTAATAAGGCTGATATTAGAGGAAATCATCAGCAAGAAATGGAATCCTTACTTTCATATTTAATGATAAATCCGTCTATAAAAATCCAAATATTAGGACATACAGATGATGTAGGTTCTAATCCTTTTAATCAAAAATTGTCCGTAAGACGATCAAAAGAAGTAGTAAAATATTTGACAAAAAACGGTATTCAAAAAAATAGAATTTCATCACAAGGGTTTGGTAGTTCAAAACCCATAGCTACTAATAACACAGAAGCCGGAAGATTTCTCAACCGGCGTGTAGAATTTGTGTTGAGCAAACCAGATTAG
- a CDS encoding tetratricopeptide repeat protein, with product MLKKITAFIPMVFGLVALTNAQETKIYTHEHKAFQDALALYNNEQYQAAQTIFDKVKVSTKDEETAANSAYYSANAAVRLNQTGADRLMEDFVAKYPTSTKRNSAYADVAEYYFQTGKYPYALKWYNKVDQSSLSRGEMDKFNFNYGYSLFSSRKTKDAEKYLEKVTTSPVYGSQAKYYLGYISYQEDDYETANQRFDQITDQDVLEEKLSYYQADMNFKLGKFDEAIALAKKQLPKADRREVSELNKIIGESYFNLKQYENAIPYLTEYNGKGGKWNNTDYYYLGYAYYKGGDYASAIAQFNKIIGGTNSVAQNAYYHLAECYLKLDKKQEALNAFRNASQMDYSAEIQKDAFLNYARLSYEVGNAYEPVPQVITNYLKTYPKDEHQDEMQTLLVDSYITSKNFEGAMTLLEENKNYASKAVYQKVAYYRGIELFMEGDYNAAAENFNKSLNSAEDMLFKARANYWKAESDYLSNRFSEAVQGYTAFKNNPSAKNTEMYADVDYNLAYGYFKQKDYSDAITYFNSFTANGDAEVEKLHDGYLRLGDSYYATSKYWPAIETYNKALALTGPEKDYAFYQKAMSYGYVDKGASKIENLEEFVSQYPRSSFRDDALFELGNTYVAQGQENKGLEAYDRLISEYKGSSLVPQALMRQGLVNYNAARNEAALVKFKTVVRDFPKTQEAIQAVATAKLVYVDMGRVNEYAEWVRGLDFVEVTDAELDNATFDAAQKQNLEGNVDAAIKGYKNYIQQFPTGLHAVDANFSLAQLYFGKGEKESALPYYKYVADRSTSEYAEQALTRVCEVYISKDDYQIALPYLLKLESQANISQNRTFARSNLMKGYYKQKNYPKTLEYADKVLATSNIDNRIKSDAQIMIARSAIATNDEAKAKSAYAEVLKIASGATAAEALYYNAYFENLDGSYENSNIAVQKLAKDYAAYKEWGGKGLVLMAKNYYALNDAYQATYILESVITNFTQYPEIVAEARAELAIIKSKEAKSNSSVDPN from the coding sequence ATGCTTAAAAAAATCACCGCTTTTATTCCAATGGTATTCGGTTTGGTTGCTTTGACCAATGCCCAAGAGACAAAGATCTATACCCACGAACATAAAGCTTTTCAAGACGCGCTTGCGCTTTACAACAACGAACAATATCAAGCGGCACAGACCATTTTTGATAAGGTCAAAGTGTCTACAAAAGATGAGGAGACTGCTGCCAATAGCGCTTATTATTCTGCCAACGCGGCAGTGCGCTTGAACCAGACGGGTGCAGATAGATTGATGGAAGATTTCGTGGCAAAATATCCCACTTCTACCAAACGTAATTCTGCCTATGCAGATGTGGCAGAGTACTACTTTCAAACAGGTAAATATCCATATGCTTTAAAGTGGTACAACAAAGTAGATCAAAGCTCCCTTTCTCGTGGGGAGATGGATAAGTTCAACTTTAATTACGGTTACTCTTTATTCTCATCACGAAAAACGAAAGATGCAGAGAAATACTTAGAAAAGGTTACTACTTCACCAGTTTACGGTTCTCAGGCAAAATATTACCTGGGTTATATCTCATATCAAGAAGATGATTACGAAACGGCAAATCAGCGTTTTGATCAAATTACCGATCAAGATGTATTGGAAGAGAAGTTGAGCTATTATCAGGCTGATATGAATTTTAAGCTCGGTAAGTTCGATGAAGCGATTGCTTTGGCGAAAAAACAACTGCCAAAAGCTGACAGACGAGAAGTATCTGAACTGAACAAGATTATTGGGGAGAGTTATTTCAACTTGAAGCAATATGAAAATGCAATTCCGTACCTAACGGAATACAACGGTAAAGGTGGTAAGTGGAATAATACGGATTATTACTATTTAGGTTACGCTTACTATAAAGGTGGTGACTATGCCAGTGCCATAGCTCAATTCAATAAAATTATAGGAGGTACCAATAGCGTTGCACAAAATGCCTATTATCATTTGGCAGAATGCTATTTGAAGTTGGATAAAAAGCAGGAAGCTTTAAATGCTTTCCGAAATGCTTCTCAAATGGATTATAGTGCCGAGATCCAAAAAGATGCATTTTTAAATTATGCACGTTTAAGTTATGAGGTGGGTAATGCCTATGAGCCGGTTCCGCAGGTAATTACAAATTATTTAAAAACGTATCCTAAAGATGAGCATCAAGATGAGATGCAGACCTTGTTGGTAGATTCATACATTACTTCAAAGAACTTTGAAGGTGCAATGACATTGCTAGAGGAGAATAAAAACTACGCCAGTAAGGCTGTCTATCAAAAAGTAGCTTATTACAGAGGTATCGAACTTTTTATGGAAGGCGATTATAATGCTGCAGCTGAAAACTTCAATAAATCTTTAAATAGTGCGGAAGACATGCTATTTAAAGCAAGAGCTAATTACTGGAAAGCAGAATCTGATTATCTATCTAATCGTTTTAGTGAAGCAGTACAGGGTTATACGGCGTTCAAGAATAATCCATCCGCAAAGAATACAGAAATGTATGCCGATGTAGATTATAATTTGGCATATGGTTATTTTAAACAAAAAGATTATTCTGATGCCATTACCTATTTCAATTCGTTTACAGCCAACGGAGATGCAGAAGTAGAGAAATTACATGATGGTTATTTAAGATTGGGTGATAGCTACTACGCCACGAGTAAATATTGGCCAGCTATTGAAACTTATAATAAAGCATTGGCGTTAACGGGGCCGGAGAAAGATTATGCTTTCTACCAAAAAGCCATGAGCTATGGTTATGTAGATAAAGGTGCAAGTAAAATTGAAAACTTAGAAGAGTTTGTAAGCCAATATCCAAGGTCTAGTTTTAGGGATGATGCCTTGTTTGAATTGGGGAATACCTATGTTGCGCAAGGTCAGGAGAACAAAGGTCTAGAAGCTTATGACCGATTGATCAGTGAATACAAAGGAAGCTCTTTAGTACCGCAAGCATTAATGAGACAGGGTCTGGTAAATTATAATGCCGCTAGAAACGAAGCTGCCTTGGTGAAGTTTAAAACCGTTGTACGCGATTTCCCAAAAACACAAGAAGCAATACAAGCTGTAGCAACGGCTAAATTGGTGTATGTGGATATGGGGCGCGTAAACGAATATGCTGAGTGGGTTCGCGGACTAGATTTTGTTGAGGTGACCGATGCGGAACTGGACAATGCTACTTTCGACGCTGCGCAAAAACAGAATTTAGAAGGTAATGTTGATGCAGCCATTAAAGGTTATAAAAATTACATTCAACAGTTCCCTACTGGTTTACATGCCGTAGATGCCAATTTTAGCTTAGCACAGTTGTACTTCGGGAAAGGAGAAAAAGAATCGGCTTTACCGTATTACAAATATGTTGCCGATAGAAGCACTAGCGAATATGCAGAACAGGCGTTGACTCGTGTTTGTGAAGTTTATATTTCTAAGGATGATTATCAAATTGCATTGCCATATTTATTGAAATTAGAGAGTCAGGCAAACATTTCACAGAACAGAACATTTGCTCGCTCTAACTTAATGAAAGGGTATTACAAGCAAAAGAACTATCCGAAGACCTTGGAATATGCAGACAAAGTATTGGCAACTTCGAATATTGATAATAGAATTAAGAGTGATGCGCAAATTATGATCGCAAGATCTGCCATTGCTACAAATGACGAAGCAAAAGCAAAATCTGCCTACGCGGAGGTATTGAAAATTGCATCTGGGGCAACAGCGGCAGAAGCACTGTATTACAATGCCTATTTTGAAAATTTAGACGGGTCCTATGAGAACTCTAATATTGCAGTTCAGAAATTAGCGAAAGACTATGCAGCCTACAAAGAATGGGGCGGTAAAGGTTTAGTGCTCATGGCTAAAAACTACTACGCTTTAAATGATGCCTACCAAGCGACATATATTCTTGAAAGTGTCATAACAAACTTTACACAGTACCCAGAAATTGTTGCCGAGGCAAGAGCAGAGCTGGCTATCATAAAATCTAAAGAGGCTAAAAGTAACTCATCGGTTGATCCTAACTAA
- a CDS encoding NYN domain-containing protein: MDLNLAVLIDGDNIPSAYVKEMMEEIAKYGNPTIKRIYGDWTNPRLGKWKNVLLENAITPIQQYGYTQGKNATDSAMIIDAMDVLYSGKVNGFCIVSSDSDFTRLATRLREAGMQVFGIGERKTPNPFIVACDKFIYIEILKGRSEEETTDAANKTPAEKNTVDKITPKALRFISTTIDDVADDDGWAFLGDVGSLLQKKQPNFDSRNYGFQKLTPLINSIPHFEIERREDSKGRKKLIYVKIKEKANSKSKK; encoded by the coding sequence ATGGATTTGAATTTAGCAGTATTAATAGATGGTGATAACATTCCGTCTGCCTATGTAAAGGAAATGATGGAGGAGATTGCTAAATACGGTAACCCTACCATTAAACGTATTTATGGAGATTGGACCAACCCACGATTAGGGAAATGGAAAAATGTATTGCTTGAAAATGCTATTACGCCCATTCAACAATATGGCTATACCCAAGGGAAAAATGCAACCGATTCTGCTATGATTATCGATGCTATGGATGTGCTATATTCTGGCAAGGTCAATGGTTTCTGCATTGTAAGTAGTGATAGTGATTTTACTCGCTTGGCGACCCGACTTAGAGAAGCAGGCATGCAAGTCTTTGGTATAGGAGAACGCAAAACGCCTAACCCGTTCATTGTAGCTTGTGATAAATTCATATACATAGAAATTTTAAAAGGTAGATCAGAAGAAGAAACGACTGATGCTGCAAATAAAACACCTGCAGAAAAGAATACGGTAGATAAGATTACGCCAAAGGCATTGCGTTTTATTTCAACGACTATTGATGATGTTGCTGATGATGATGGTTGGGCATTTTTAGGTGATGTTGGTAGCTTGTTACAAAAAAAGCAACCAAATTTCGATTCTCGTAATTACGGATTTCAAAAACTGACACCGCTCATCAATTCTATTCCGCATTTCGAAATTGAACGTAGAGAGGATTCTAAGGGGCGTAAAAAATTGATTTACGTAAAAATTAAGGAGAAGGCGAATTCTAAATCAAAGAAGTAA
- a CDS encoding NIPSNAP family protein, whose translation MKHKFPLPLLLLLLTAITSFSSLAQEKEYYELKTYTIKNETQENMVDDYLRNAYLPALKRVGIENIGVFKLRPDKFKVSDKIYVLIPFQSLATFENLEEMLAVDKTHLSTGADYIHATHDKKPYERISSVLLRAFPDMPKMKPSEVEGTRADRVYELRSYEGPTEAMYRRKVDMFNEGGEVELFENLGFNAVFYADVISGDKMPNLMYMTTFTNMEKRDALWKDFGTSDKWKEISVIDKYQNTVSHADIYLLYPTEYSDY comes from the coding sequence ATGAAACATAAATTTCCCTTACCTCTATTACTACTTTTACTAACGGCAATTACCTCTTTTTCAAGCCTTGCTCAAGAAAAAGAATACTATGAACTAAAAACATATACCATAAAAAATGAAACCCAAGAGAACATGGTAGATGATTATTTAAGAAATGCATACCTACCTGCATTAAAAAGAGTGGGTATTGAAAATATAGGCGTTTTTAAGTTGCGGCCAGATAAATTTAAAGTCAGCGATAAAATATATGTACTAATACCCTTTCAATCTCTTGCAACTTTTGAGAACCTAGAAGAAATGTTAGCGGTAGATAAAACGCACCTTTCCACTGGGGCAGATTATATACATGCCACACATGACAAAAAGCCATATGAAAGAATTAGTTCTGTATTGCTACGTGCCTTCCCAGATATGCCAAAAATGAAACCCAGTGAAGTTGAAGGTACACGAGCAGATAGGGTTTATGAGTTAAGAAGCTATGAAGGACCAACCGAAGCCATGTACCGCAGAAAAGTAGATATGTTCAACGAAGGTGGTGAAGTGGAGCTTTTTGAAAACCTAGGGTTTAATGCCGTTTTCTATGCCGATGTAATATCCGGTGATAAAATGCCCAACCTTATGTATATGACCACGTTTACGAACATGGAAAAAAGGGATGCCCTTTGGAAAGATTTTGGAACGTCTGATAAATGGAAGGAAATTTCTGTGATAGATAAATATCAAAACACGGTAAGCCATGCAGATATTTACCTATTGTACCCAACGGAGTATTCAGACTACTAA
- a CDS encoding DUF885 domain-containing protein, with protein MVRTLWLLLFVVVIYSCKDSSKQEQPITTKPIAEVFAEFYEFKKSINPIEATKAGYSTYNDTVANYISDDYILHLKDRYTYFLEELGTYDSTQVSAADYMSMRVMEWDCNVKLEGVMNPVVTIASPIYDLPSFELMPLFQIQSLHLYVAQLGGGTSVQPFSSIEDYSNWLERLEDYLAFLDTSIEKMKVGMDKGVVLPKELMLKMLPQIQSFIDVPLEENLFYKPIMNFPDGLSDVDMDILQSNFEDFIQEKLTPKYVELNQFLTKEYLPACRDTDGLLDLPSGKETYQYLIKLHTTTNMTADEIHELGLFEVSRISKEMEAVKNEIGFKGNLKSFFGSLRNKKELMPFSEPEQVIESFNAINDRIALRIDSLFALTPKADFNVRRTEAFREASASAEYVPGSKDGSRAGIFYVPIPDVKSYNKVHDEALFLHEAIPGHHFQLSLQQENNKLPEFLHPESMGVFVEGWALYAESLGKELGIYTDPYQYFGMLSMEMHRAIRLVVDTGIHAKGWSREKAIQFSLDNEAESEESIIAEIERYMATPGQALSYKIGQLKIRELRTKAENILGNKFDIKEFHSQILDSGSLPLVLLEEKIDSWIIEQDK; from the coding sequence ATGGTTCGTACACTTTGGCTCTTATTATTCGTAGTTGTTATTTATTCTTGTAAAGATTCTTCAAAACAAGAACAGCCTATTACAACGAAACCAATTGCTGAGGTTTTTGCCGAGTTCTACGAGTTTAAGAAAAGCATCAACCCTATAGAAGCTACAAAAGCGGGTTATTCGACTTATAATGATACCGTAGCCAATTATATTTCTGATGATTACATTTTACATTTAAAAGACCGCTATACCTACTTTTTGGAAGAGTTGGGTACATACGATTCTACACAAGTGAGTGCTGCAGATTATATGAGTATGCGTGTTATGGAGTGGGATTGTAATGTGAAATTGGAGGGCGTAATGAATCCTGTAGTCACTATTGCTTCACCTATTTATGATTTGCCAAGTTTTGAGTTGATGCCGCTTTTTCAGATACAGTCGTTGCATTTATATGTGGCGCAATTGGGCGGTGGTACAAGTGTGCAGCCCTTTAGTAGTATTGAAGACTATAGCAATTGGTTAGAGAGATTAGAAGATTACCTCGCATTTTTAGATACATCTATTGAGAAAATGAAAGTTGGTATGGATAAAGGTGTTGTTCTGCCTAAAGAACTTATGCTAAAAATGCTGCCGCAGATTCAATCGTTTATTGATGTTCCTTTAGAAGAAAACCTATTCTATAAACCAATAATGAATTTCCCAGACGGACTGTCTGATGTTGATATGGATATTCTTCAAAGTAATTTCGAAGATTTTATTCAAGAAAAACTAACACCTAAATATGTTGAGTTAAATCAGTTTTTAACCAAGGAGTATTTACCAGCTTGTAGGGATACTGACGGATTATTGGACTTGCCTAGCGGAAAAGAAACGTATCAATATTTAATTAAATTGCATACGACTACGAACATGACTGCAGATGAAATCCATGAATTGGGATTGTTTGAAGTGTCTCGTATTTCTAAAGAGATGGAGGCTGTAAAGAATGAAATAGGATTTAAAGGCAATTTAAAATCCTTCTTCGGTTCTCTTCGTAATAAAAAAGAATTGATGCCTTTTTCAGAACCTGAACAGGTAATCGAAAGTTTTAATGCTATAAATGACCGCATTGCATTGCGTATAGATTCTTTGTTTGCCCTGACTCCAAAAGCAGATTTTAATGTGCGTAGAACAGAAGCTTTTAGAGAAGCATCAGCAAGCGCGGAGTATGTGCCGGGTTCTAAAGATGGGTCTAGAGCAGGAATTTTTTATGTCCCAATTCCTGATGTAAAGAGTTATAACAAGGTACATGATGAAGCTTTGTTTTTACACGAAGCTATACCTGGGCACCATTTTCAATTAAGTTTGCAGCAAGAAAATAATAAGCTTCCTGAGTTTTTACATCCAGAAAGTATGGGTGTTTTTGTAGAAGGTTGGGCGTTGTATGCAGAATCTTTAGGTAAAGAATTGGGTATATATACAGACCCTTATCAATATTTTGGTATGCTAAGTATGGAGATGCACCGCGCAATTAGACTAGTGGTAGATACGGGTATTCATGCAAAAGGGTGGTCACGAGAAAAGGCCATTCAATTTTCGTTGGATAATGAGGCGGAGTCAGAAGAAAGTATAATCGCAGAAATTGAAAGATATATGGCTACCCCAGGGCAAGCGTTATCCTATAAAATTGGTCAGTTGAAAATAAGGGAACTCAGAACTAAGGCTGAAAATATATTAGGCAATAAATTTGATATCAAGGAATTTCATAGTCAAATTTTAGATTCAGGCAGTTTGCCTTTGGTGTTATTAGAAGAAAAAATAGATAGCTGGATTATTGAGCAAGACAAATAA
- a CDS encoding MFS transporter translates to MANFLQKPLIDPAKSPIFYGYVILVIGTIGIYCSIPGQTIGVSVFTDPVKDALGLSRNQFSNAYMIGTIVSSLVIGRAGVWFDTYGARYVAFFAAISLGLTLFLCSWSAIMSSYIKELLSIDTWVIPFILMTVLFFMLRFAGQGVLTMASRNVIMIWFDKNRGKVNSFSSVALSFGFSSSPLWVNALIEGYGWENTWQILAIGLLIFSVFIYIFYKISPEKHGLLPDGASALSSEEKEKKVLPKQFTLEEAKKERAFWMYGLTLAFNSFFITGLTFHVVSIFTHEGFVKEDAIAIFLPGSVVAVTVSTIFNFLSDYLPLKLYLYLMLLGGFLASLGFLFLPTVAGVPMLIAGFGILGGFFAVLNAVAWPRFFGRAHLGSITGKIMSFLILGSALAPSIFSLCLSTFGSYQMVGYLGLAFLVFLAIGSIQANNPQ, encoded by the coding sequence ATGGCGAATTTTCTTCAAAAACCACTTATTGATCCAGCTAAAAGTCCCATTTTCTATGGCTACGTTATTCTTGTTATCGGTACCATTGGTATTTATTGCAGTATTCCAGGACAGACAATTGGTGTGTCTGTTTTTACAGATCCGGTGAAAGATGCCTTAGGATTGTCACGTAACCAATTCAGTAACGCCTATATGATCGGTACCATTGTCAGTTCTTTGGTTATTGGTAGGGCAGGCGTTTGGTTTGATACATATGGAGCGCGGTATGTTGCATTTTTTGCAGCCATCTCTTTAGGGCTAACCTTATTTTTGTGTTCATGGTCTGCAATTATGAGTTCGTATATTAAAGAACTTCTGTCAATAGATACATGGGTGATACCATTCATTTTAATGACGGTGTTATTCTTTATGCTGCGTTTTGCGGGACAGGGCGTTTTGACTATGGCATCTAGAAATGTCATTATGATCTGGTTCGATAAGAATAGGGGTAAGGTCAATTCATTTAGCAGTGTGGCGCTTTCTTTTGGGTTTTCTTCTTCTCCACTTTGGGTAAATGCCCTAATTGAAGGGTATGGCTGGGAAAATACTTGGCAGATTTTAGCGATAGGTTTACTGATCTTTAGTGTGTTTATTTACATCTTTTACAAAATATCGCCAGAGAAACATGGATTATTACCAGATGGTGCTTCGGCTTTATCTTCAGAAGAGAAAGAGAAAAAAGTGTTACCTAAGCAGTTCACTCTAGAAGAAGCAAAGAAAGAGAGAGCGTTTTGGATGTATGGTCTTACACTTGCATTCAATTCCTTTTTTATTACCGGTCTTACCTTTCACGTGGTTTCAATTTTTACACACGAAGGTTTTGTAAAAGAAGATGCCATAGCTATCTTTTTACCTGGGTCTGTTGTTGCCGTTACCGTTTCCACCATTTTCAACTTTTTGAGTGATTATCTGCCTTTAAAATTGTATTTGTATTTAATGTTGTTAGGCGGATTTTTAGCTTCTCTCGGATTTTTGTTCTTACCAACTGTAGCGGGTGTACCTATGTTAATTGCAGGTTTTGGAATTCTTGGTGGATTCTTTGCCGTACTTAATGCAGTTGCCTGGCCCCGATTTTTTGGCAGGGCACATTTAGGAAGCATTACAGGAAAAATTATGAGTTTTTTAATTTTAGGCAGTGCCCTAGCGCCAAGTATTTTTAGTCTTTGCCTATCTACATTTGGGTCTTACCAAATGGTGGGGTATTTAGGGTTAGCATTTTTAGTGTTTCTGGCAATTGGTTCTATACAGGCGAATAATCCGCAATAA
- a CDS encoding TonB-dependent receptor: MYNKHIFTLIILTLGFQVVFAQEEEEKDLGTETVTVTKAYTPTVSDAFKIKSVPNMNDSIVLQKKPINYSIFSVPVASTFTPNKGTASKVERLPPPVLYNSYASLGAGLYGNVLGEFYTSRTINRDENFDIGFNHLSSRGGIDGVELSDTFYDTKLDASYAKRDRDLDWGAAIGLQHQLYNWYGIEPGVFSETVINSIDERQNYYMGEVSGHINVEDAYFKRADLKYRRFFDAVSSGENRAIFNTGFEFPVNEETFNAKVNVDYVGGTFENADLNSSTNDAGISYGNLQVGINPSLTMLRDDLSLNLGVNLVYGMDLENSESNFYIYPAVTASYRLLDETVIAYGGVTGELKQNSYYDLVEGNPFVSPTLNIAPTDSQYNAYVGFKGQLLPNLSYNVKGSYSAENNRPLYTLNPRNDFRSDDKGYYYGNSFGLFYDDIKTLGIFGELNVDVNRNFTAGVNVEVYDYNTETGNPAWNLPNLQASLFMDYQIGEKWYAGANLFYVGERDDFSSSVVQNVQPSDFPATLITLDGYFDANAHIGYRYTDQWSFFIKGANLSNNDYQRWANFQVQGIQILGGATYKFDF, translated from the coding sequence ATGTACAACAAACATATATTTACGCTTATAATTTTAACGCTTGGCTTTCAAGTTGTTTTTGCTCAAGAAGAAGAGGAAAAAGATTTGGGCACGGAGACCGTAACGGTAACTAAAGCATATACGCCAACCGTTTCAGATGCTTTTAAGATTAAGTCGGTTCCGAATATGAACGACTCTATTGTCTTACAGAAAAAGCCTATTAATTATAGTATTTTTTCTGTTCCCGTAGCATCTACGTTTACACCTAATAAGGGTACGGCATCTAAAGTTGAAAGATTGCCACCACCGGTACTATATAATTCGTATGCCTCTTTAGGTGCGGGATTGTATGGTAATGTGTTGGGTGAATTTTATACCAGTAGAACCATTAATAGGGATGAGAATTTTGATATTGGCTTCAATCACTTATCTTCTCGTGGCGGTATAGATGGTGTAGAATTGAGCGATACGTTCTATGATACCAAATTAGACGCATCATACGCAAAACGTGATCGCGATTTAGATTGGGGTGCAGCAATTGGTTTGCAACATCAATTGTACAATTGGTACGGTATTGAGCCAGGAGTATTCAGTGAAACGGTTATTAATAGTATTGATGAACGTCAAAATTATTACATGGGCGAAGTAAGCGGACATATTAATGTGGAAGATGCTTATTTCAAAAGAGCGGATTTAAAATATCGCAGATTTTTTGATGCGGTAAGTTCTGGGGAAAACAGAGCAATTTTCAATACAGGGTTTGAATTTCCAGTAAATGAAGAGACCTTTAATGCTAAAGTAAACGTTGATTACGTTGGTGGTACTTTTGAGAATGCCGATTTAAATAGTAGTACCAACGATGCAGGAATTTCTTATGGGAATTTACAAGTAGGTATCAATCCGTCTTTAACCATGTTACGTGATGATCTTTCACTGAATTTGGGAGTGAATTTGGTATACGGCATGGACCTGGAGAATAGCGAAAGTAACTTTTATATCTACCCTGCAGTAACGGCATCTTACAGATTGCTTGATGAAACGGTGATTGCTTATGGGGGAGTGACAGGTGAATTAAAGCAGAACTCTTATTATGATTTAGTAGAGGGTAATCCGTTTGTTTCTCCAACATTAAATATTGCGCCTACAGATAGTCAGTACAATGCCTATGTTGGTTTTAAAGGTCAGTTGCTACCTAATTTAAGCTATAATGTAAAAGGGTCTTATTCCGCTGAGAACAACAGACCGCTGTATACATTGAATCCTAGAAATGATTTTAGGTCAGATGACAAAGGGTACTATTATGGTAATTCATTTGGCTTGTTCTATGATGATATTAAAACCTTGGGAATTTTTGGGGAGTTGAATGTTGATGTCAACCGTAATTTTACCGCTGGTGTAAATGTTGAGGTGTATGATTACAATACAGAAACTGGTAATCCGGCTTGGAACTTGCCGAATCTACAAGCGTCATTGTTTATGGATTATCAGATAGGGGAGAAGTGGTACGCAGGTGCTAACTTGTTCTATGTTGGTGAGCGAGATGATTTTTCATCATCGGTAGTACAAAATGTGCAGCCCAGTGATTTTCCTGCTACACTAATAACTTTAGATGGTTATTTTGATGCTAACGCACATATTGGTTATAGATATACAGATCAGTGGTCTTTCTTTATAAAGGGAGCAAATCTTTCTAATAATGATTACCAACGCTGGGCTAATTTTCAAGTTCAGGGAATTCAGATTTTGGGAGGAGCAACTTATAAGTTCGACTTCTAA